AGGCGGGCAATGGAGATGAGCCATGGCAGAAGGGTGAGAAATCCATAATGAATTTCTCACAACAGCATTTTTAACCTCTTCCAATACAGCGTCCATCTTCTGTGCGGCAGCCGGGATGTTCATTACCTTTTTCACCTCTAGCTCAATCTCTTTACGAGAGGCTCCCGAAAAAGGGAGATTGGCTTCCCTTGTTTGATCAGCAACCAATTGAACAACTGAATCCATGAGTGCATCGTACGTATTCTTGCTTTCACCATCTGGGTGTAGAAACCATTTAGTAAAGTTTGATTTCATGAATGTCACCTTCTAACGCAATCCAGAAATTGTTTCAGCACTGGTAATCGCCTCATGGAACCGCTGCAAAACTTCATCGATTTGCTCTTTTGAAATGATCAACGGGGGCAGTAGGCGAATCACCGAACCAAATCGTCCCCCTACTTCCAGAATCAATCCCCTCTTAAAGCATTCGTTTTGAATGTCTTTGGCAAGCTCTGGATTTGCCGGATAACTTCCTATTTTGTTAGGTTGTTTTGACGGATTGATAATTTCGACCCCGATCATGAGTCCCCTGCCTCTTACATCCCCGATTGTAGTAACTTCCTTTTGAATGGATTTTAATTGTTCGGATAAATATGTCCCCATTTCATTTGCGTGCTCTGGCAACTGATTCTCCTTTACAAAGCTTAACGTTGCTTTACCGGCAGCCATTGCCATTTGATTTCCTCTGAATGTTCCGATATGGGTTCCTGGCTCCCATTGATCAAGGCGGCGATCGTAAACAACAACGGATAACGGAAGACTCCCGCCTATCGCTTTTGATAGAACGAGTACATCCGGCTCGATCCCGGCAAGCTCAAATGCAAACATTTTTCCTGTTCGACCGATGCCAGTTTGTACTTCATCGAAGATTAATGGAATATCTCGTTCTTTTGTGATGCGACGCAGCTCTTTTAACCACTCGATTGGGGCTGGGATGGAGCCTCCTTCACCTTGTACCGCTTCGACGATGATCCCCGCTGGCTTGACGATTCCGCTTTCCGGGTCATCCAGTAAATTCTCAATGTATGCAGTGCTAATGTGATGACCTTCTTTTCCAACACCGAACGGGCAGCGGTATTCATATGGATACGGAAGGAAATGGGTATCCGGTACAAGTGCGTGAATGTTCTTTTTTGGCCCCGTCGTTCCAGAAATACTCAATGTGCCGTGTGTGGAACCGTGATATCCTCCCTGAAAAGAAAGAATCGTCCTATTCCCAGTAGCCGTTTTTACCAGCTTCAAGGCTGCTTCTACTGCATCAGCTCCTGTTGGCCCGCAAAAATGGATTTTTGCTTTTTCAGCAAATGATTGTGGCAATGCAGCGTACAATTCATCAATGAATGCTTCTTTTACTGGTGTTGTCAAATCAAGTGTATGTAATGGAACATAGGATTGAAGAACTTCTTCAATTGCTTCCCGGATAACAGCATGATTGTGTCCTAAAGCAAGCGTCCCTGCTCCCGCTAAACAATCAATGTATTTTTTGCTATCCATATCTGTTACATAAATGCCCTCTGCTCTTTCAATGGCAAGCGGCAATCTTCTTGAATAAGATCTTGCGTTGGATTCTCTTTTTTCTTGCATAGATAGTAATGCTTCATTTCCTGAATGAGTTCGAACGTATGCTTCCATATTTCAACACTCCTTGTATTTGATTAGATGAATTTCCTTCATGAATATTTATCAATTTTATTGAGAATGATTTTCAATATCACTTCTACAAGCTTAAGGTTAATTGATAATGATTCTCATAGTCAATACAAAAATGAAAAATAGGATGATTTGCCCAAAAATGAAGTCTCTTTTGTGGTGCAAAAATCTTATATGAAAGTAAACCAATCTGCTTTAAAGAAATAAAAAATACCACTCAGATATATGAGTGGTAATAAATGTTTTTGTTATTTTCCCAAACAAAATATTATCTCGAAGCCTCCTCTGCCTTTCTGCTGTACTTCGAGTGAAAAAGACCTGCAGACACTGCTAATACTAATAAAGCAATCGCAACTCCTGCAGCCCCTATCCATGTAATTGAAGCAAGCGTGATTTGCCCGACAACGATACCTCCAATTCCCGCCCCTGCAGCCATGGACAGCTGCATAACCGAGCTATTAAGGCTGAGCATAATGCTTGAAGCTTCCGGAGCAAGTGTTATTAGGTTATATTGCTGTGCTGGACCGGATGACCAGGCTGAAAAAGACCATAAAATAAGGACAAGAAATACAAGAACCGCAGAATGAGCAGATATAGAAAGCAAGATTAAACTCAAGATATGAAGCAGCATTCCTCCAATAAGGGTACGCTGAATTCCCCATTTATCGGCGCTGTATCCGCCAAATTGAGAACCTATTAAACTCGCAATGCCGAAAGCAAGCAATGCACTGCTTAATCCTCCTTCACTCATTCCTGTAATGTTCAGAAGAAATGGTGAAATGTAAGTATACGCAATGGAATAACCACCGAGCCAAAAGAAAGTAACTGATAAGGCCATAGCTGTTTTTGGCTCTTTTAATAGAGCGAGTTGCTTACGCAAAGGCACTGGTTCCTCATTTTCAATATCCGGGATCGTGAAATTAAGAATGAGAATAGCTAGTAGGCCAAAGAGACCGATTAACCCAAAAACCGCTTGCCATTCGTAAGTAGATGCAATGATTCTCCCCAGCGGCACACCGATTATGAGAGATGCCGTAAATCCCATAATAACTGTTGCGATCGCACTGCCTTGTTTTCCTGCAGGAGAAATTTTTGCTGCAACGGTTAATGAGGTAACGACGACGACACCTGCTCCAAGAGCCATAATAATCCGTGAGGCGATAAAAAGTCCAAATCCAGGTAACAGGTAAGCGAGTGCATTACCAACGACAAAAAGCCCGAGTGAGTACAGCAAAAGTTTTTTCCGCTTGATATTTGATGTGAGAGCGATAAGGATCGGTGTTCCAAACCCGTAAGCAAGTGAAAAAACAGTAATAAACTGTCCTGCAGCAACGACTGAAACGTTTAAGCTCTCAGCAATCCTGTCAAGAATTCCGGCAATTATAAATTCTGATGTACCAACTAAAAAACTAATGAGAGCCAAAAGATAAATCTTCCATGTCTTAGACATATCATTCATTCCTCCACTTTTATTTTTATATTTCTAAAAACATAGAAATAGATCGCACAATTCATTGAGCTTTTTTATATTTCTAGATATATCGAAATATAAACGAAAAAATTTAGTTTAGCAAGTACGGTGCATATTTTTCCGCAATACTTCGGTTGATACTGTAATAAATATAGGTCCCTTCTTTACGGAGCTCAACTAAACCGCTATCTGACAGTTGCTTTAAATGATGTGATAGCGTTGACGAAGCTACATTTTCCAGCTTGCTTGCAATATTGGCACAATACAAATTACTTTCCTTCGTAAGCAGAAGAGCAATTTTTAAACGCGTCGGTTCACCAAGTGCTTTATAAACTTTGACTGCTTGATTTACCTCCTCTTTATCTCCTGTCATATTCCTTCATTCCTTCCTGAACCAACATTATTTCTATATTTATAGAAATAATGTTACCATAGCCTTTAAAAAAAGCAATAAATATGATTCGATACACAGCTTTGTATTGTAAAAGAAGATGTGCGCTACATCTTCTTTTCTCGGTTTTCTTCATTTTCCTCTTTTTCACCTAAAGAAGTGAACCCTTTCGTATGGTCAAAGGCACGCCCGAGTTCAGGAAGCTTCGAAGGGCCAGATTCATCCCGAAAGAAACGTTCTACAAGATATGCCTAATACGTAGAGATCTTGTTGAACAATAGGAGAAGTATTTAAGGCAGTATACTAAGTTACCTGCTAACGGTATAAACGGTTAGAATCAGCCGGACTTTCTGTAGAACAAACTTGGTCAAAAGTTTGAACTAATAATCCATTACCTTCCAACCACTCAGCGATAAATACACGCTGGATTTCGTTTATCTTATGGACTTTAAGTTGATTTTTCAACCATGCTTCATTCTTTCCAAGATCCCATAATTCGTCTTTTAATAATTCCCCGTCTCGAATAATCGTCACTGGAATATGTACAATTTTGGGGGCTAAATTAATATCTTCTTGGATAGTTTTTTGGTACGTCGATTTTTTCAGTATACTAATCGCTCAGTTGGATTCTAAATAACAATAGGGTATGGAAAACGTTTCTGACTGCCGTAAAAGACTTTGGAGTTGATTAAGATTCATTCGATTTTTTTAATTGATCTCTGTTTACAACGCCATTACGAATTAAAACTGATGGTTTTCCCTCAAAAACCCTAAATTTTTGACCGAGAATCCGCACGGTTGACAAGAAAAACGTACTCTTTTTTATGAATGATCAAACTTTATGTTAAAAACAAAGATACCTCACTATTAAATCAGAAAGGTATTCACTACTTTACTTTGGTTTTAACTCCTCAAAATTCTTGCTTGTAACAAGGGAATATCCAATTAGAAATATTAAAAAGTGAATAGGTAATGAAAAAAGGAAGGTCCAGTTTATTGATTTATAAAACCCTAACCATTCAAAAAAAGGTTCTCCTATAAACGAGCTAAGAACCGAATAGAAAATGGCTTTTAAAATAGGAGAAATATTTGGTTTTATTTGCACAAGAACAAGAAAAATCACTGGGAGCAGACTTAAATCCCAAGGTGTAAAAGATGGCAAAAACGGAACAGGTTCATACCTATAATCCCAAAAGCCCAATTCTGCTCCGAAAGAATCAAAAAACATCGAAATTAACATGATAAAAAATGCCCCGTATAATAAACGATTCGTAGACTCTTTTTTTCTACATTTCCACCATAAAACCCAGGGAATAATCGTAAATATGACACAAAACCACCATTGCCAAGATAAAAACACATATTCAAACCAAATTTCATGATCTTTTTGATTAGCAAAAACTAAAGACTTATAAATATCATCTATTTTTTTTGCAGCTTCTTCTGGAATAATCATTTTTTCATTCCTTTTACATGAAATCATCAGATCATTATCATCAAATCAAAGACTATACATTAAAACTTAACTAACACACGTTCTCTATTTCAACCTTCTTGGATGCAAAAGGGGTTTTAACGTATCAAAATTTATTGTTTATGCGAACTCAAGCATATGTTAGTTTATAAAAAAGATTGATCATTTTCTCTGTTTGTTCAAAAATAGCGCCCGATTCTTTAAAAGACAGACCAATTAGTTGAGTTTTTCAATTTTGCGTATCCATTTGTAATAATTTAAAACAATAATCAATAAGACAGGGTTAACCAATAATGAATACCATAAGTTCCACCATCCATGATGAAAGTAGCCCCATGGTTCAGGTGGCAAGGTAACAGCTTCATAAATTGTTATGGCTGTAACCCAGCAGACAATATAAAAGATGCGTTTATATAAAGACCTTTCAAAGGGGTACCAATTTTAAAACATCATATTCACAGGTGGAATTAATACCGTGAATGTAGTAATTTCAATCCACCCATCAATCTCTTTTGTAAAGTACCAATAGCCATGATATTTTGTATCAATATATGTATTACCAAGTATTTGAAAAGATGTTGTGAATGTCAAAATATGCACGATTTGATTTTTAGTCAGTCGATTATTTGTAATAAAAGCAACCAAATTAAAAAGAATAACTGCCAAAATAAGTCCCAACATTACATAGAAACTTCCTTTTTACATATCAGTATTTCCTTATGTATTAATATTAGTCCCCTTGACAATTAAAACAGGTATTAATAAGAAGTAAATTTTATGTATCCTTATTAATAAAAAAATGGTCAATCATATTTGACTGACCTTAGGAACGGGTAACAAGCCGACGTAATAACAAGCTTGAAGATCCGTGTCTTTTTTCTCTGTAAATAATAATTCTTCCTACTCTTCTCTTCAATGCTTTATAAATAAAATTACTAATAGGATAATGGGATTTTCGCTATTTGTCAAATATTTCATGGTCCACACTTGTTTGAGACTTCTGGAACTCAGATCGAAGGTATCAGCAGAAAGTGATTTGTACACTTCTATCCCGAAAATTTTCATCTTGAGGGAAAGATCGTAATTGTACGTGTTACAGGAAGAGAAGATTTGCTATTTCACCCATTTAACAATTTCATTAATATTCTGTCTTGTTTTCGGGCGCGGATCTTTCACACGGTATCCAAACGCAGCCATAACTGAAACTTCGAGCCTTCGCTCTTCTAACAGCCCTTCTGCTTGGAGGATTTGATTGATTTTATTTCGATTAAAACCTTCTATCGGACAAGAATCAATACCGATTTGTGCGGCTGCCGTTAACATATTCGCAAGGGCAATGTAAGTTTGTTTCGAAGCCCAGTCGAACATGGCCCGATCGCTTTCAAGCAAGTTAAAGTCCGTTTCTTGAAACTTTTTCACGATCTCATACATGCCGTGGTAAACTTCATCCGGCATTTTTTGTATGTCTCGCATCATGTGCTCAATGTAAGGAGAATCGTATGTCATATCTTTCTTTGTCCGGGATAGAATGATGATAAAATGACTGGCCGTCTCAAGTTTTCCATGCGCTCCCAAGGCAGCAGGAGCAAGCTTTTCTTTCAATTGCTGGTTTTCAATGACAAAAAACTGCCACGGTTCAAAACCAAACGAACTAGGCGAGAGCTGTCCCGTTTTTAAAATAAAATTGAAATCCTCTTCAGGTATTTTTTTGTTCGGATCAAACTCTTTTGTAGCATGCCTGAAATGAAAGGCATCCAGTATTTCTTGTTTTTTCGTTTCTTTGTTCACATTTACTCACTCCCGTTGTCTCATTCAACTTTCTTACGTTACCCCAGATTCGCAAGTATAAAACCATTTATTATTCATGGTCAACCAGTGAATTGAATAACACGTTCCGAAATGAATGTACATTTATGATCTTCCCCTTACAGCTAATTATTATTGGCCAGAAAAGGTCTCAATGTATTTAATGAAAGTGCTTCTCCCTTTCGATTTATAATAGCTAAATCATTATTTTCAAGGTAAAAGCTTGCGCTTCTCTCAAGTTCTGAAGAGATTTCAGCCAAGTTCGCAATATAGATAGATAAAATTGTGTTTATATTCAAGAAATCGTGTTCAATGGAAAATGGCAATGCAAATGTCTTATTGTCTGTCTTAAGTAATATATTACTGTCTTCAGAAAAATAAAAGATTTTATTTTCAAGAATAAACTTCAGATTATCTGATTGACGAACACATTTTGATACTTCTACTTTCTCAATCCTTTTTATATCAACCGATACATTGCTTAATGGATGAGTAAAATAGATTTTTGCTGAAAAAGATGATTGAGATGAATGATTGATACTAAACGTGTCTCTCGGGTACTTATAAGGATTTTTCTTGCTGCCGAGCCTTGATCTCCCATGAAAGCCTTCAATTTCTGTATCAATAAAAAAATCCCAAACCCCGAAGTCCTCATTTTCCTCAATTAATTGTGTATAGGCTATTTTAAATGAAAAATAGTTGTTTTCGCAGCTAAGCGGTTTGAATACTTTTTCTTTTTTTGTAGCCCGGTGAACAAAGACACCGGTCATGCGTAGTTTTGCG
This window of the Bacillus gobiensis genome carries:
- a CDS encoding aspartate aminotransferase family protein, which produces MEAYVRTHSGNEALLSMQEKRESNARSYSRRLPLAIERAEGIYVTDMDSKKYIDCLAGAGTLALGHNHAVIREAIEEVLQSYVPLHTLDLTTPVKEAFIDELYAALPQSFAEKAKIHFCGPTGADAVEAALKLVKTATGNRTILSFQGGYHGSTHGTLSISGTTGPKKNIHALVPDTHFLPYPYEYRCPFGVGKEGHHISTAYIENLLDDPESGIVKPAGIIVEAVQGEGGSIPAPIEWLKELRRITKERDIPLIFDEVQTGIGRTGKMFAFELAGIEPDVLVLSKAIGGSLPLSVVVYDRRLDQWEPGTHIGTFRGNQMAMAAGKATLSFVKENQLPEHANEMGTYLSEQLKSIQKEVTTIGDVRGRGLMIGVEIINPSKQPNKIGSYPANPELAKDIQNECFKRGLILEVGGRFGSVIRLLPPLIISKEQIDEVLQRFHEAITSAETISGLR
- a CDS encoding MFS transporter; the protein is MSKTWKIYLLALISFLVGTSEFIIAGILDRIAESLNVSVVAAGQFITVFSLAYGFGTPILIALTSNIKRKKLLLYSLGLFVVGNALAYLLPGFGLFIASRIIMALGAGVVVVTSLTVAAKISPAGKQGSAIATVIMGFTASLIIGVPLGRIIASTYEWQAVFGLIGLFGLLAILILNFTIPDIENEEPVPLRKQLALLKEPKTAMALSVTFFWLGGYSIAYTYISPFLLNITGMSEGGLSSALLAFGIASLIGSQFGGYSADKWGIQRTLIGGMLLHILSLILLSISAHSAVLVFLVLILWSFSAWSSGPAQQYNLITLAPEASSIMLSLNSSVMQLSMAAGAGIGGIVVGQITLASITWIGAAGVAIALLVLAVSAGLFHSKYSRKAEEASR
- a CDS encoding ArsR/SmtB family transcription factor, which encodes MTGDKEEVNQAVKVYKALGEPTRLKIALLLTKESNLYCANIASKLENVASSTLSHHLKQLSDSGLVELRKEGTYIYYSINRSIAEKYAPYLLN
- a CDS encoding YetF domain-containing protein, with the translated sequence MSILKKSTYQKTIQEDINLAPKIVHIPVTIIRDGELLKDELWDLGKNEAWLKNQLKVHKINEIQRVFIAEWLEGNGLLVQTFDQVCSTESPADSNRLYR
- a CDS encoding CBO0543 family protein, whose protein sequence is MIIPEEAAKKIDDIYKSLVFANQKDHEIWFEYVFLSWQWWFCVIFTIIPWVLWWKCRKKESTNRLLYGAFFIMLISMFFDSFGAELGFWDYRYEPVPFLPSFTPWDLSLLPVIFLVLVQIKPNISPILKAIFYSVLSSFIGEPFFEWLGFYKSINWTFLFSLPIHFLIFLIGYSLVTSKNFEELKPK
- a CDS encoding NAD(P)H-dependent oxidoreductase, which translates into the protein MNKETKKQEILDAFHFRHATKEFDPNKKIPEEDFNFILKTGQLSPSSFGFEPWQFFVIENQQLKEKLAPAALGAHGKLETASHFIIILSRTKKDMTYDSPYIEHMMRDIQKMPDEVYHGMYEIVKKFQETDFNLLESDRAMFDWASKQTYIALANMLTAAAQIGIDSCPIEGFNRNKINQILQAEGLLEERRLEVSVMAAFGYRVKDPRPKTRQNINEIVKWVK